In Schistocerca serialis cubense isolate TAMUIC-IGC-003099 chromosome 8, iqSchSeri2.2, whole genome shotgun sequence, one genomic interval encodes:
- the LOC126416843 gene encoding uncharacterized protein LOC126416843 has product MTTNAENVPPAWLDKNFAENSLKESSTFEDFSVISVDVQRATAPGDNYVSEIYRMSVQQQHKIKHYKRYVSLIIKCLPSSEVMKKMAQEMQAFEQETLMFCETIPAMSQILEKAAPGKYTQLSAKCFAAGQEPVSYVVLEDLKARGFALANRSKGLDLAHARLVVRKLAEFHASSVALYEQNPAAMDNYKIFRLFEGPIAWRIRSFLTQGCKLLADQVETLEESYSKYAPKLRTLSETIFARLVEMANREGKFRVLAHADTWVNNIMFQYSGGVVQDVVLLDFQVSAYSSPSIDLQYFTHTSLTEQVYADHFTDLLKEYHDHLIEVMHDTRVSADKQMSFEELLEDMQAHALFAVFASAAVLPIVRVDGESQFDVEASMNGTVSDKNRIAFAGASYMKAMKQILPEFEKKGIL; this is encoded by the coding sequence ATGACTACCAACGCTGAGAACGTCCCTCCTGCGTGGCTGGACAAGAATTTCGCAGAAAACTCACTGAAGGAGTCCAGCACTTTCGAAGACTTCAGCGTCATATCGGTGGACGTCCAACGAGCGACAGCTCCGGGTGACAACTACGTGAGCGAAATCTATCGCATGTCAgtgcaacagcagcacaaaatcaaacattacaagaggtaCGTGTCGTTAATAATAAAATGCCTTCCAAGTAGCGAAGTGATGAAGAAAATGGCGCAGGAAATGCAAGCCTTCGAGCAGGAGACTCTCATGTTCTGCGAAACCATTCCGGCGATGTCGCAAATCCTGGAGAAGGCAGCCCCCGGTAAATACACGCAGCTGTCAGCAAAGTGTTTCGCCGCTGGGCAGGAGCCAGTGAGCTATGTAGTTCTCGAGGACTTGAAGGCCAGAGGGTTCGCGCTGGCGAACAGGTCCAAAGGACTAGACCTCGCACACGCCAGACTTGTGGTTAGAAAACTGGCAGAATTCCACGCGTCTTCTGTTGCTCTTTACGAGCAGAACCCAGCAGCGATGGACAACTACAAGATCTTCCGGCTGTTCGAAGGGCCCATTGCCTGGCGTATAAGGTCCTTCTTGACACAAGGCTGCAAATTACTTGCAGATCAAGTGGAGACGTTAGAGGAATCGTACTCAAAGTACGCACCCAAACTGCGAACTCTCTCAGAAACCATATTTGCACGCCTGGTAGAGATGGCCAACCGAGAGGGAAAGTTCCGCGTGCTAGCTCACGCTGACACCTGGGTCAACAACATCATGTTCCAGTACTCTGGCGGAGTCGTCCAGGACGTGGTTCTACTCGACTTCCAGGTGTCAGCGTACAGTTCGCCTTCGATCGACTTACAATATTTTACTCACACGAGTCTCACGGAACAAGTGTACGCCGACCACTTCACAGACCTTCTAAAGGAGTACCACGACCACTTAATCGAGGTGATGCACGATACTCGTGTCAGTGCAGACAAACAGATGTCCTTCGAGGAGCTTCTGGAAGACATGCAGGCGCACGCGCTGTTCGCAGTTTTCGCATCGGCGGCAGTGCTACCAATTGTGCGCGTCGACGGGGAATCCCAATTTGACGTGGAGGCCTCTATGAATGGAACTGTATCTGATAAAAACAGGATAGCCTTTGCGGGTGCGTCGTACATGAAAGCTATGAAACAGATACTCCCAGAATTTGAAAAGAAAGGCATATTATAA